From one Desulfobaculum bizertense DSM 18034 genomic stretch:
- the hcp gene encoding hydroxylamine reductase — protein sequence MFCYQCEQRGSDGGCTNMGVCGKNPEVASLQDLLTYLLRGLSVIAIEGRKHGIEDLEVDRFTAQALFATLTNVNFDPERFEQHLSRVVELREDLKKRVAAAGGPQSYTEASVNLTPLSGVPHAEQGALYGLLVDHSENDDIRSLQHTVLFGLRGVAAYADHARVLGQEDPEVYAFMHEGLAAIYKDLSLEDWVGLTLKVGEVNLKVMALLDAANTGAYGNPVPTEVPLGHKKGKAILVSGHDLKDMKELLEQTQGMGITVYTHGEMLPCHGYPELKKYPHFYGHYGTAWQNQRREFADFPGAILMTTNCIQKPTSYIENIFTTGRVGFPGAEHLKNGDFRAVIERAQALPGFAEDEDKGSVLTGFAHNAVLSVADKIIDAVKSGAIRHFFLVAGCDGAKPGRNYYTEFVEKVPEDCVVLTLACGKFRFFDKKLGDIGGIPRLLDIGQCNDAYSAIQIAVALAGAFDCGVNDLPLSMVLSWYEQKAVAVLLTLLHLGIQDIRLGPTLPEFLTPNVLQVLVDHYHIKPITTPDEDLKAILG from the coding sequence ATGTTTTGTTATCAGTGTGAACAGCGGGGCAGCGACGGTGGCTGCACCAATATGGGTGTTTGTGGTAAAAATCCGGAAGTTGCATCTCTTCAGGATTTGCTGACTTACCTACTGCGTGGTTTGTCCGTGATTGCAATCGAAGGCCGTAAGCACGGCATCGAAGACCTGGAAGTGGACCGCTTCACTGCTCAGGCACTGTTTGCGACCCTGACCAACGTCAACTTTGATCCTGAACGCTTTGAACAGCATCTTAGCCGGGTTGTTGAACTGCGCGAAGACCTGAAAAAGCGTGTTGCTGCTGCTGGTGGACCGCAGAGCTATACAGAGGCTTCTGTGAACCTGACACCGCTTTCTGGTGTGCCGCATGCGGAGCAGGGCGCACTGTATGGTCTTTTGGTTGACCATTCTGAAAATGATGACATTCGTTCCCTCCAGCATACCGTGCTGTTTGGCCTGCGTGGCGTTGCTGCCTATGCTGACCATGCCCGTGTGCTTGGACAGGAAGATCCAGAAGTCTATGCCTTCATGCATGAAGGTTTGGCTGCTATTTATAAAGACCTGTCCCTTGAGGACTGGGTTGGGCTGACCTTGAAGGTTGGCGAAGTGAATCTGAAAGTTATGGCTCTGCTGGATGCGGCCAATACTGGCGCATACGGCAACCCGGTTCCGACTGAGGTTCCGCTTGGGCACAAGAAGGGCAAGGCCATTCTTGTTTCCGGTCATGATCTGAAAGACATGAAGGAACTGCTTGAGCAGACACAGGGCATGGGCATTACCGTTTACACCCATGGTGAAATGCTGCCGTGTCATGGCTATCCGGAACTGAAAAAGTATCCGCATTTCTATGGGCATTATGGAACTGCATGGCAGAACCAGCGCCGCGAATTTGCCGATTTCCCCGGCGCAATTTTGATGACCACCAACTGTATCCAGAAGCCGACCAGCTACATTGAAAATATCTTTACGACTGGCCGCGTTGGCTTCCCCGGCGCTGAGCATCTGAAAAATGGTGATTTCCGCGCTGTTATTGAGCGCGCTCAGGCTCTTCCCGGCTTTGCTGAGGATGAAGACAAGGGTTCCGTGCTGACAGGGTTTGCGCACAATGCTGTGCTTTCTGTTGCAGACAAGATCATTGATGCGGTGAAGAGCGGCGCTATTCGCCATTTCTTCCTCGTTGCTGGCTGTGACGGCGCAAAGCCCGGCCGTAACTACTACACTGAGTTTGTCGAAAAAGTGCCAGAGGATTGCGTTGTCCTGACTCTGGCCTGCGGCAAGTTCCGTTTCTTCGACAAGAAGCTTGGCGACATCGGCGGCATCCCTCGCCTGCTCGACATCGGTCAGTGCAATGACGCCTATTCTGCAATCCAGATTGCTGTTGCCCTTGCTGGGGCCTTTGACTGCGGTGTGAACGATCTCCCGCTGTCGATGGTGCTCTCCTGGTACGAGCAGAAAGCCGTTGCGGTCCTTCTGACGCTTCTGCACCTTGGTATTCAGGACATCCGTCTTGGACCCACACTGCCTGAATTCCTGACGCCAAACGTTCTTCAGGTTCTGGTGGATCATTACCACATTAAGCCGATCACCACGCCTGACGAAGATCTCAAGGCTATCTTGGGGTAG